The proteins below are encoded in one region of Deltaproteobacteria bacterium:
- the queC gene encoding 7-cyano-7-deazaguanine synthase QueC has protein sequence MKSKPLAVILLSGGLDSCVTAAFARQQYDLALFHANYGQRTVTRELRAFREQAAYFQACRTLEADLPFVGAIGGSSLTDKERPIPTQEEPPAKLPSTYVPFRNTILIAAAVAWAETLEASAIFIGANEIDSPGYPDCRPEYFAALNQLIDLGTAPETKIVVHTPLIRLDKAGIIRLGLKLKAPLELTWSCYQNEDRGCGCCSSCRLRLRGFAAVGVPDPIPYVEGA, from the coding sequence ATGAAGTCAAAACCCCTGGCCGTGATATTACTGAGCGGCGGGCTGGATAGCTGTGTAACCGCTGCCTTCGCCCGGCAGCAGTATGATCTGGCTCTGTTTCACGCCAATTACGGCCAGCGTACGGTGACCCGGGAACTCCGGGCCTTTCGGGAGCAGGCCGCCTATTTTCAGGCCTGCCGTACCCTGGAGGCTGATCTACCATTTGTAGGGGCCATCGGCGGTTCCAGTCTGACCGATAAAGAGCGTCCGATTCCCACGCAGGAAGAACCTCCGGCGAAGCTGCCCTCAACCTATGTCCCTTTTCGCAACACCATCCTGATCGCTGCCGCGGTGGCCTGGGCCGAAACCCTGGAAGCGTCGGCCATCTTTATCGGGGCCAATGAGATCGACAGTCCGGGCTACCCGGATTGCCGCCCGGAGTACTTCGCGGCCTTAAATCAATTGATTGACCTGGGCACTGCTCCAGAAACCAAAATTGTCGTTCATACTCCCCTGATCCGGCTAGATAAGGCTGGAATCATTCGGCTGGGGCTGAAGCTAAAAGCTCCCCTGGAACTCACCTGGTCGTGTTACCAGAATGAGGATCGGGGCTGCGGTTGCTGCTCCTCCTGCCGCTTGCGTTTGAGGGGGTTTGCGGCGGTCGGCGTCCCTGATCCCATCCCTTATGTGGAGGGAGCCTGA
- the groL gene encoding chaperonin GroEL (60 kDa chaperone family; promotes refolding of misfolded polypeptides especially under stressful conditions; forms two stacked rings of heptamers to form a barrel-shaped 14mer; ends can be capped by GroES; misfolded proteins enter the barrel where they are refolded when GroES binds): MAAKEIKYNVKAREAMLRGVNTLADAVKVTLGPKGRNVILEKSFGAPVITKDGVTVAKEIELEDKFENMGAQMVKEVASKTSDVAGDGTTTATILAQSIYQEGSKLVAAGVNPMALKRGIDRAVDVVVSELKKISKPTKDQKEIAQVGTISANNDPGIGNIIAEAMSKVGKEGVITVEEAKGMETTLEVVEGMQFDRGYISPYFVTNAEKMEVNLDEPLILIHEKKVSAMKDLLPLLEQIAKMGKPLLIIAEDVEGEALATLVVNKLRGTLQVAAVKAPGFGDRRKAMLEDIAILTGGQVVSEDLGLKLENVTLKDLGTAKKINIDRDNTTIIDGGGAREKIEGRVKQLRVQIDETTSDYDREKMQERLAKLVGGVAVIRVGAATEIEMKEKKARVEDALNATRAAVEEGIVPGGGVSMMRCIPALQELKLDNHDEQLGINTVLRALEEPTRQLANNAGFEGSVVAEHIKKETGAFGFNAETGGYEDLVAAGVIDPTKVCRFALQNAASVSSLLLTTEAMVAEIPKKEETPPMPPGAGMGGMY; encoded by the coding sequence ATGGCAGCAAAAGAGATAAAGTATAATGTCAAGGCCCGGGAGGCCATGCTGCGCGGGGTCAACACCCTGGCCGACGCCGTCAAGGTCACTCTGGGTCCTAAGGGTCGAAATGTTATCCTGGAAAAATCCTTCGGGGCTCCGGTTATCACCAAGGACGGAGTAACGGTCGCCAAAGAGATCGAGTTGGAAGATAAGTTTGAAAACATGGGCGCCCAGATGGTCAAGGAAGTGGCCTCGAAGACCTCGGATGTGGCCGGCGATGGGACCACCACCGCTACTATTCTGGCCCAGTCGATCTATCAGGAGGGTTCCAAGCTGGTTGCTGCGGGGGTCAATCCTATGGCCCTCAAACGGGGTATCGACCGGGCCGTGGACGTAGTGGTCAGCGAACTCAAAAAGATTTCCAAGCCTACCAAAGATCAGAAGGAGATTGCCCAGGTCGGCACCATCAGCGCCAACAATGATCCCGGGATCGGCAATATTATTGCCGAGGCCATGAGCAAGGTCGGTAAAGAAGGCGTCATTACGGTCGAAGAAGCTAAGGGCATGGAGACTACCCTGGAAGTGGTTGAAGGCATGCAGTTTGACCGGGGTTATATCTCCCCGTACTTTGTCACCAATGCGGAAAAAATGGAAGTTAATCTGGATGAGCCGCTTATTCTCATCCATGAAAAGAAAGTCAGCGCCATGAAGGACCTGCTGCCCTTGCTGGAGCAGATCGCCAAGATGGGCAAACCGCTGCTGATTATCGCCGAAGATGTCGAAGGTGAAGCCCTGGCTACCCTGGTCGTGAACAAACTGCGGGGTACTCTCCAGGTAGCGGCGGTCAAGGCCCCCGGTTTTGGCGACCGGCGCAAGGCCATGCTGGAAGATATCGCTATCCTCACCGGCGGCCAGGTGGTCTCTGAAGACCTGGGTCTGAAGCTGGAAAATGTGACCTTAAAAGACCTCGGCACCGCTAAAAAGATCAATATTGATCGGGACAACACCACCATTATTGACGGCGGCGGGGCCCGGGAGAAGATCGAAGGTCGGGTCAAACAGCTGCGCGTCCAGATCGATGAAACTACCTCTGACTATGATCGGGAAAAGATGCAGGAACGGTTGGCCAAACTGGTCGGCGGCGTGGCAGTCATCCGCGTCGGCGCGGCTACCGAGATTGAAATGAAGGAAAAGAAGGCCCGCGTCGAAGACGCCTTAAATGCTACCCGGGCGGCGGTCGAGGAAGGCATTGTCCCAGGCGGTGGTGTTTCCATGATGCGCTGCATCCCGGCCCTGCAGGAACTCAAACTGGATAACCACGACGAGCAGTTGGGGATCAACACGGTCCTGCGGGCTCTGGAAGAGCCGACCCGGCAACTGGCCAACAATGCCGGTTTCGAAGGCTCGGTAGTGGCCGAACACATCAAGAAAGAAACCGGCGCCTTTGGATTTAATGCCGAAACCGGGGGATATGAAGATTTGGTGGCGGCCGGAGTCATCGACCCCACCAAGGTCTGCCGCTTTGCCTTACAGAATGCCGCTTCGGTATCCTCGCTGCTGCTCACCACCGAGGCCATGGTGGCGGAGATTCCCAAGAAAGAGGAAACCCCGCCGATGCCTCCAGGAGCTGGGATGGGTGGCATGTACTAA
- the groES gene encoding co-chaperone GroES: MKIKPLNDRVLVKRLEETQMTKGGIYIPDTAKEKPIEGRIMAVGAGKISDKGERMPMSVKEGDRILFGKYAGTEIKLEGEEYLMMREDDILAIIED, from the coding sequence ATGAAAATCAAACCGTTGAATGATCGTGTTCTGGTCAAGCGACTGGAGGAGACCCAGATGACCAAAGGGGGAATTTATATTCCCGACACCGCCAAGGAAAAGCCCATTGAGGGCCGGATTATGGCTGTGGGTGCGGGCAAGATTTCCGACAAAGGTGAACGTATGCCCATGAGCGTCAAAGAGGGCGATCGGATCTTGTTCGGTAAATACGCTGGCACCGAAATCAAGTTGGAAGGCGAAGAATACTTGATGATGCGGGAGGATGATATTCTGGCCATCATCGAAGATTGA
- a CDS encoding transglycosylase SLT domain-containing protein produces MKRLGYLAVAILWLLAGCSGNRNYVPDQSSSAQTCPVDQFYSDLEDEGEEPLAGDLSDQQLDELYAKYPIPGLENNLAEELKKWGLQTKYDMPIHLNKQVRNYIAYFCTKRKEVFRRYLARSTRYLPMIKKIFNEYGLPEDLAYLAMIESGFNNRAYSHAHACGMWQFIRATGRRYGLMINRYVDERRDPEKATRAAAHYLLDLYKRFGSWYLAAASYNCGEGRVQREIDKNAHLKNFWDLSSDNCLPSETKNYVPQMIAATIIAKNPKKYGFDNICYLPPLKYEIVKVKKPTSLKLAAIATGDDYKQLCALNPELKRGTTPPNYSAYLLKVPYGKKEAFVRNIEVARAHTPKRTYWARRTGHKVRGVQTKGRSKASLRYRVKRGDTVNRIARRYRTSPAKILALNGLRRGRDIKRGQILLVPGKQARSASNKRYRSVASKGHRSVLSKRSRSVAAKASRSTSTKSTTVAKRQQTKKSGPVVASIFPSWQQKPVTRYNSKKVSQAKRATSKKVDSSNIQKIKKATPKVVRKVSSGSKPAENQKKSTVRLVRKARVLARAK; encoded by the coding sequence ATGAAACGACTTGGCTACTTGGCAGTGGCGATTTTGTGGCTGCTAGCCGGCTGTAGCGGCAATCGGAATTATGTCCCTGATCAATCAAGTTCTGCCCAAACCTGTCCCGTAGATCAGTTTTATAGTGATCTTGAAGATGAAGGCGAAGAGCCCCTGGCGGGAGATCTGAGCGATCAACAACTGGATGAACTATATGCCAAATATCCCATTCCGGGATTGGAGAACAATTTAGCGGAAGAATTAAAAAAATGGGGCCTGCAAACCAAATATGATATGCCCATCCATCTTAACAAACAGGTACGTAATTATATCGCATACTTCTGCACCAAACGGAAAGAGGTTTTCCGCCGTTATCTGGCCCGCTCCACGCGCTATCTCCCGATGATTAAAAAAATTTTTAACGAATACGGCCTGCCCGAGGATTTAGCCTATCTGGCCATGATTGAAAGCGGCTTTAATAACCGGGCTTACTCCCACGCCCATGCCTGCGGTATGTGGCAATTCATCCGGGCTACGGGGCGACGCTATGGCCTAATGATCAACAGGTATGTCGATGAACGTCGTGACCCAGAAAAAGCCACGCGTGCTGCGGCCCATTACCTCCTCGATTTATACAAAAGATTCGGTTCCTGGTATCTCGCTGCAGCCAGCTATAATTGTGGCGAAGGTCGGGTCCAGAGAGAAATTGATAAAAACGCTCACCTAAAAAATTTCTGGGACCTGTCTTCGGATAACTGCTTACCCTCGGAGACCAAAAACTATGTCCCGCAGATGATCGCCGCTACAATCATTGCCAAAAATCCCAAGAAATATGGGTTTGATAATATCTGTTACCTGCCGCCCTTGAAATATGAAATTGTCAAGGTAAAAAAGCCCACTTCCCTTAAACTAGCGGCCATTGCCACTGGTGATGATTATAAGCAGTTATGTGCTCTCAATCCGGAACTGAAACGGGGGACAACCCCACCTAATTATTCCGCCTACCTGTTGAAAGTGCCTTACGGCAAAAAAGAAGCTTTTGTGAGAAATATTGAGGTGGCCAGGGCCCATACACCCAAAAGAACCTATTGGGCCAGGCGGACGGGTCATAAAGTTCGAGGTGTCCAGACTAAAGGACGTAGTAAAGCCAGTCTTCGCTACCGGGTGAAACGCGGCGACACGGTCAACCGCATAGCCCGCCGCTATCGGACCAGCCCGGCCAAAATACTGGCACTCAATGGATTGCGACGAGGCCGGGACATTAAGCGGGGCCAAATCCTCCTGGTGCCTGGCAAACAGGCCCGTTCGGCCTCTAATAAACGTTATCGGTCAGTGGCTAGTAAAGGCCACCGTTCGGTACTCTCCAAACGCTCCCGTTCAGTAGCTGCCAAAGCCTCCCGTTCGACTTCGACCAAATCTACGACAGTGGCCAAGCGCCAACAGACCAAGAAATCCGGGCCCGTGGTTGCCTCAATATTTCCCAGCTGGCAGCAAAAACCAGTAACGCGTTACAACTCCAAAAAGGTAAGTCAGGCGAAGCGAGCGACTTCAAAAAAGGTAGATTCGTCCAATATTCAGAAGATCAAGAAGGCTACCCCCAAGGTAGTCCGTAAAGTCTCCAGTGGATCAAAGCCCGCTGAAAACCAAAAGAAGTCCACGGTGCGGTTAGTTCGCAAGGCGCGGGTCCTGGCCCGGGCCAAGTGA
- the rimO gene encoding 30S ribosomal protein S12 methylthiotransferase RimO has product MAANPKLYPVSLGCAKNRVDTEIMLGLLSRAGWEIVSQAATADVLLVNTCGFIAPASQESIDTVLELAAYKQADPKKRLVVTGCLAQRYRTELPALLPEVDAFIGVNDFPQIVRILAHLNQRHETSTFCQAPCYGYQEIGPRLLTTPFYSAYLKIAEGCSHRCTYCTIPQIRGPFRSRPLEVILQEARNLSAQGVCELNLIAQDTTAYGLDWGEPHQLPKLLEGLCQIPGIHWLRLLYSHPARITPELLTVMADHPQICPYLDLPLQHVNDQLLKRMGRGYNKKVILDTIDRSRRVLPQAALRTTVMVGFPGETEDQFAELCQVIEQIGFDHLGVFEFQPEEGTPACGFTDQVPVRLARQRARQLMALQARLVKKKLRSLVGTVQEVLVEGPSPETELLLCGRLATQAPEVDGQVYITAGDGQIGQIQPVRITSAHTYDLVGEIIAPIQKRIMDKR; this is encoded by the coding sequence ATGGCAGCAAACCCAAAACTTTACCCGGTCAGTCTGGGCTGTGCCAAAAATCGGGTCGATACCGAAATCATGTTGGGCCTGTTATCCCGGGCCGGTTGGGAAATCGTCTCCCAGGCAGCGACTGCCGATGTCCTGCTGGTCAATACCTGTGGTTTTATCGCTCCGGCCAGCCAGGAGTCGATTGATACAGTATTGGAGTTAGCCGCCTACAAACAGGCCGATCCTAAGAAGCGGCTGGTAGTCACCGGCTGCCTGGCTCAACGTTACCGTACAGAACTGCCAGCCCTGCTTCCCGAGGTCGATGCCTTTATCGGGGTCAATGATTTCCCCCAGATTGTGCGGATTTTAGCCCATTTGAACCAGAGGCATGAGACCTCGACCTTTTGCCAGGCCCCTTGCTATGGGTATCAGGAGATAGGGCCTCGTCTGCTCACCACCCCTTTTTACAGTGCTTACCTGAAAATTGCCGAGGGTTGCAGTCATCGCTGTACATACTGTACTATTCCCCAAATCCGCGGTCCGTTTCGGAGTCGTCCTCTGGAGGTAATCCTCCAAGAGGCCAGAAACCTGAGCGCCCAAGGGGTCTGCGAACTCAATCTGATCGCCCAGGATACCACCGCTTATGGCCTGGACTGGGGTGAACCGCACCAATTACCCAAGCTTTTGGAGGGCTTATGCCAGATTCCTGGAATACACTGGCTGCGGCTGCTCTATAGCCACCCGGCCCGGATTACTCCGGAACTACTAACGGTAATGGCTGATCATCCTCAGATCTGTCCCTACCTGGACCTCCCCCTCCAGCATGTCAACGATCAATTGTTGAAGCGCATGGGACGCGGCTATAATAAAAAAGTCATCTTGGACACCATCGACCGCAGCCGCCGGGTGCTTCCCCAAGCCGCCCTACGGACCACCGTAATGGTCGGCTTTCCCGGCGAGACTGAGGACCAATTTGCCGAATTATGCCAGGTAATTGAGCAGATCGGATTCGATCATCTGGGGGTATTTGAATTTCAACCCGAGGAGGGCACCCCGGCCTGTGGTTTCACCGATCAGGTTCCGGTCCGCCTGGCCCGGCAGCGGGCCCGGCAGCTCATGGCCCTCCAGGCAAGGTTAGTCAAGAAAAAACTGCGCTCCCTGGTCGGCACCGTCCAGGAGGTATTAGTCGAGGGACCCAGCCCCGAGACCGAGCTGCTGCTTTGCGGCCGCCTGGCTACCCAGGCCCCGGAGGTGGACGGGCAGGTCTATATCACTGCCGGGGATGGCCAAATCGGGCAGATTCAACCCGTTCGGATCACCTCCGCTCATACCTATGATCTGGTAGGAGAAATCATCGCTCCTATCCAGAAAAGGATTATGGACAAAAGATAA
- a CDS encoding polyprenyl synthetase family protein — protein MNRNKLFKTLKTDIDRINQALESNLSSHVQMISEVGRHILLSGGKRIRPLLFLLSARMCGCQEDHLPDISTVFEYLHAATLLHDDVVDAATVRRGLSSANMIWGNQAVILVGDFLLSKALGIAVSTNRIRIMQVLAQTTIQMAEGEILQLIHIGNLDKTEADYFEVITRKTAILMSAACQIGAILGGVPPAQESALRDFGLNLGITFQIVDDILDYTGNIEELGKPVGNDLKEGKITLPLIHALSHAQAEDRQRLQELAKSTDRQEITRELRPILHQYGSLDHARQQAQHYTTRAQEFLKIFPPSREKTIFMEITNYLVERTF, from the coding sequence ATGAATCGCAATAAACTATTTAAGACCTTAAAGACCGACATCGACCGGATCAATCAGGCTCTGGAGAGTAATCTGTCTTCCCATGTCCAGATGATTTCTGAGGTGGGGAGACATATTTTACTCAGTGGCGGCAAACGCATCCGGCCCTTATTGTTTCTGCTGTCGGCACGCATGTGCGGTTGCCAGGAAGATCATCTTCCCGATATTTCAACTGTTTTCGAATATCTGCACGCTGCCACCCTGCTTCACGACGATGTAGTTGATGCTGCCACGGTGCGGCGGGGGTTATCGTCGGCCAACATGATCTGGGGTAACCAGGCGGTCATCCTGGTTGGTGATTTTCTTCTCTCCAAGGCATTGGGCATCGCGGTCTCTACCAACCGGATCAGGATAATGCAGGTGCTGGCCCAGACCACCATCCAGATGGCCGAAGGGGAAATCCTGCAGCTTATTCACATCGGTAATCTGGATAAGACAGAAGCAGATTATTTTGAGGTCATTACCCGCAAGACCGCCATCCTGATGTCGGCCGCCTGCCAGATCGGGGCCATTTTAGGAGGGGTGCCGCCGGCCCAGGAATCGGCCTTGAGGGACTTTGGACTTAATCTGGGCATAACCTTTCAGATCGTCGATGATATTCTGGACTATACCGGCAATATTGAGGAATTAGGCAAGCCGGTCGGCAATGATCTCAAAGAGGGGAAAATTACCCTGCCTTTAATCCATGCGCTGTCCCACGCACAGGCAGAGGACCGACAACGCCTCCAGGAGTTGGCCAAATCTACCGACCGGCAGGAAATTACCCGGGAGCTACGACCGATCCTGCATCAATATGGTTCTTTGGATCACGCTCGACAACAGGCCCAGCACTATACCACCCGGGCTCAAGAATTTTTGAAAATTTTTCCTCCCTCCCGTGAGAAAACCATCTTCATGGAGATTACCAATTACCTGGTAGAGCGGACTTTTTAA
- a CDS encoding MBL fold metallo-hydrolase, giving the protein MTGLPVTPARSIIDAAPGNQKEEAVEVIIIGSGTAVPSRRRGAPAVALKAAGQVVLLDLGAGTLRALLTVDLDFTMIDIIGLSHFHVDHVGDLAPFLFATHYSLGYHRQTPIWLLAAQGFKDFFRGLKEAFGDWIEPPPGLMKVKELSTAGPDEVRWDDLIIKTAPVKHIASSIGFRVEAEGKSVVYSGDTDLSDSLVKLATGADLLILEAANPTKIPGHLTPTDAGLLAARTGVPRLVLTHFYPPCDQMDVVAACAQHYSGEIIRAEDGLRVAV; this is encoded by the coding sequence TTGACCGGTTTGCCGGTAACACCGGCCCGGTCCATTATCGACGCTGCCCCAGGTAACCAGAAAGAGGAAGCAGTGGAAGTTATTATTATCGGTTCAGGAACCGCGGTGCCCTCACGGCGCCGGGGCGCGCCCGCCGTGGCCCTCAAGGCGGCCGGACAGGTGGTGCTGTTGGACCTGGGGGCGGGGACCTTGCGGGCCTTACTCACGGTGGACCTCGATTTCACCATGATCGACATTATCGGCCTCAGCCACTTTCATGTCGACCATGTTGGGGATCTCGCCCCTTTTCTGTTTGCCACCCACTATTCTCTGGGCTATCATCGCCAGACTCCCATCTGGCTGCTGGCGGCCCAGGGGTTTAAAGATTTTTTCCGCGGTCTGAAAGAGGCCTTCGGCGACTGGATTGAGCCGCCCCCAGGGCTGATGAAGGTTAAGGAACTATCAACTGCTGGTCCGGATGAGGTTCGCTGGGATGATCTGATCATTAAAACTGCCCCGGTCAAGCACATCGCCAGCAGCATTGGCTTCCGGGTCGAAGCCGAAGGGAAGTCGGTGGTCTATTCCGGGGATACGGATTTGAGTGACTCCCTGGTCAAGCTGGCGACCGGGGCCGACCTGTTGATTCTGGAGGCGGCTAATCCTACCAAGATTCCGGGTCATCTCACCCCCACGGATGCCGGGCTACTGGCAGCCCGGACCGGGGTCCCCCGGTTGGTTCTGACCCATTTCTATCCACCCTGCGACCAGATGGATGTGGTGGCCGCCTGCGCCCAGCACTATTCCGGAGAGATCATCCGGGCCGAAGACGGCCTGCGGGTGGCAGTGTAG
- a CDS encoding ferritin family protein yields the protein MAQDISCMIDALKDAVQMEIDGQKFYQQAAKQAKTPGTREIFEYLAKSEEYHIQKIREIYQALEKDPKWSETMCSFEQPHHDPNVFGKALAKETMGQGNADDLKALKLGMDMEEQSVAYYNKLAREAATPMERRFFLSLVNEERGHYLALLDYHNYLADPADWFFVSEMAHVDGA from the coding sequence ATGGCCCAGGACATAAGTTGCATGATCGACGCCTTAAAGGATGCCGTGCAGATGGAAATCGACGGCCAGAAGTTTTATCAACAGGCCGCAAAACAGGCCAAGACTCCGGGAACCCGGGAAATTTTTGAGTATCTGGCCAAATCTGAAGAATACCATATCCAAAAAATCAGGGAAATTTATCAGGCCCTGGAGAAAGACCCTAAGTGGTCGGAAACCATGTGCAGCTTTGAGCAGCCCCATCATGACCCCAATGTCTTTGGCAAAGCACTGGCCAAGGAAACCATGGGGCAGGGCAATGCCGATGATCTCAAGGCCCTGAAACTGGGGATGGATATGGAAGAACAAAGCGTGGCCTATTACAATAAACTGGCCCGGGAAGCCGCCACCCCCATGGAACGTCGCTTTTTCTTGAGCCTGGTCAACGAAGAACGGGGCCATTATTTAGCTCTGCTGGATTATCATAATTATCTGGCTGATCCCGCCGACTGGTTTTTTGTCAGCGAAATGGCCCACGTGGACGGTGCTTGA
- a CDS encoding CoA pyrophosphatase, whose amino-acid sequence MTPEQLRQLFSFPPLTAAVAADLIPAAVLAPLFFQDAALQVLFTQRTDTVKSHQGQVSFPGGVQAPQDNSFLATALREAQEEIGLQPEMVEVLGALPPISTVTGYQIYGFVGLIPFPYDFQINRQEVDRLIILPVRPLLEPERWSIRPYEWQGQTFSAFFCQYQEITVWGATARILIEILTRIDPDFHPGPD is encoded by the coding sequence ATGACACCGGAGCAATTGCGCCAGCTTTTCTCTTTTCCACCCTTGACTGCCGCGGTGGCGGCTGATCTCATCCCGGCCGCAGTGCTGGCGCCGCTTTTCTTCCAGGACGCAGCTTTACAGGTGCTTTTTACCCAACGCACCGACACGGTCAAATCTCATCAGGGCCAGGTTTCCTTTCCGGGTGGCGTCCAGGCTCCGCAAGATAACAGCTTTCTGGCCACGGCCCTGAGGGAGGCCCAGGAAGAGATCGGTCTGCAACCTGAGATGGTCGAGGTGTTGGGGGCTTTGCCCCCCATCAGCACCGTCACCGGCTACCAGATTTATGGCTTCGTCGGCCTGATCCCCTTTCCCTATGACTTCCAGATTAACCGCCAGGAAGTAGACCGACTCATTATCTTGCCGGTCAGACCCCTGCTGGAGCCAGAGCGCTGGTCCATCCGACCTTATGAATGGCAGGGACAGACCTTCTCGGCATTTTTTTGCCAATATCAGGAGATTACCGTTTGGGGGGCTACAGCGCGCATCCTGATCGAGATCTTGACTCGGATTGACCCTGATTTCCATCCTGGCCCGGATTGA